The following proteins are co-located in the Castanea sativa cultivar Marrone di Chiusa Pesio chromosome 8, ASM4071231v1 genome:
- the LOC142607843 gene encoding ethylene-responsive transcription factor ERF119-like, producing MPEPRKQPAKSKKSTATIPSGESSITMMRKVRVICSDPYATDSSSSEDECENRRAKKCKKFIREINLPLVLKQQSKPSTLESESSCQDSNNNNGTKTPNIVEARQKKRVLAKTPSRRPSSSKYRGVRQRKWGKWAAEIRDPFKGARIWLGTYNTPEEASEAYERKRLEFEAAMALSSATPAVTASASSEKSNNASTSTAVVSPSQNNQQPVSSEDSEGVLSHTSPASVLELETSASNTKGNATDFITDECFEVTNAEISLAELQIPDDLGLMDETFVDVPFEQELNFEPESEFDPLCFDNIGQFFDGYSGLEDIEICGFDNDGPSELPDWDFADIGNDFADIGNDIASWMDEPLNIPCQ from the coding sequence ATGCCAGAGCCTCGGAAACAACCTGCGAAGTCTAAGAAATCCACAGCAACAATTCCCTCTGGAGAATCATCGATTACGATGATGAGGAAAGTCCGTGTGATCTGTTCAGATCCTTATGCTACTGACTCATCTTCAAGCGAGGATGAGTGTGAGAATAGGAGGGCtaagaaatgcaaaaaattCATCCGTGAAATTAATCTTCCCCTTGTTTTGAAACAACAATCGAAGCCTTCTACTCTTGAGTCAGAGAGCTCTTGTCAGGACAGTAACAACAACAATGGTACCAAAACCCCCAATATTGTTGAAGCCAGACAGAAGAAAAGGGTTTTGGCTAAAACCCCATCTAGAAGACCCTCTTCTTCCAAGTATAGAGGGGTTAGGCAAAGGAAATGGGGAAAATGGGCTGCTGAGATTCGAGACCCATTCAAAGGAGCTAGGATTTGGTTGGGGACTTACAATACTCCAGAGGAGGCTTCTGAAGCTTATGAGCGAAAGAGACTCGAGTTTGAAGCTGCTATGGCTCTGTCTAGTGCGACTCCTGCTGTTACGGCTTCTGCTTCCTCTGAAAAGAGCAATAATGCGTCGACGTCTACAGCTGTGGTATCTCCATCACAGAACAACCAGCAACCTGTGTCTTCTGAGGATTCTGAGGGTGTGTTGTCGCATACATCTCCGGCTTCCGTCCTTGAATTGGAGACCTCTGCGTCCAACACCAAAGGGAATGCAACTGATTTTATCACTGATGAGTGTTTTGAGGTTACTAATGCCGAGATTAGTTTGGCGGAGCTTCAGATACCTGATGATTTGGGTCTAATGGACGAGACATTTGTTGATGTTCCATTTGAGCAAGAGCTCAATTTTGAGCCTGAGTCTGAGTTTGATCCTCTTTGCTTTGATAATATTGGGCAGTTTTTCGATGGTTACAGTGGCTTGGAGGACATTGAGATTTGTGGGTTTGACAATGATGGCCCTAGCGAGCTTCCTGACTGGGATTTTGCTGATATAGGCAATGATTTTGCTGACATTGGCAACGACATTGCTTCTTGGATGGATGAACCCCTCAATATACCCTGCCAATAA